TCACCAAAATGACGTTGAATGTAATGGAAACGAATGAGAAGGCAATTGAGCTGTACAAACGGTTTGGCTTTGAAATCGAAGGGGTACTCAAAAACGACAAAGTTCTTTCTGATGGCAATTACTACAACACCATTATTATGGGAAGATTCAAAATGACAGGAGAGTAGCATGACGAGAAAACGAGCGAGAGAATGTGGCGTGCTTATCGGGAGAGGTATCCCGAGTACGTAAAATGCGATTACGGATGTAAAATGAGTGTGGGTCTGCCAGAAAAACAGAACCGTACATGCATTGCCACTAGATCGTTTCGTAGAAATCATGTCTCGATAAATGAAAAAACTCCGCTAGCGTCAGCGGAGTTTTGTTGTCTGATCATCTGTTAAACAGTTGTTTAACTGCTGAAGAAGCTACGGCTGGAGCGCTTTCTTTTATAATGAGAGCTGCCGTAATGGGAATGCCCGTACCGATTGCTAGAGCTGTATTTTCTCCGATGCTTGTAATCGCTGCTGCTGTATTTCCGGTGCTTATGCGAAGATGAGTGATTACCGAGTAAATTTTTTAAAAGCTTTTTGAGCATATCAATCACTCCTAGTTAGGTTGGAAGTCTATTCCGTATAAGTATATACGAATATGTTAGAGAATCGTTTCATTATTTTTCTACGTTTTCGTGAAAGGCTGGTCCGATCAGATCAATCCGGTTCGTCCATATTCCCCCTGCAAAGCTTGCTGGGACTCGTTTTAAATCAGTCGGAACATCAAAGCCTTGCGACACATCGCCACTGCCTGCAACCAGGATCACGCGGGTGTCTTCTGCTTTCATTCTTGCCATGAACCGATTCGGCCAACCCCAGAGCCATGGGGCAATCTGATCAGGAATATGCAATTGGGTTTGCGCACAGGCTTCCGGTACATATCCGGACCAACCTGTTGCGATGTACGGGATCAGGCAGCTTTTCATAGTCGCCATAGACATCACACGCAGATGGGGCACTTGCTCTTTCAATGTCTCGATTGGCTTGTCACCGCCATAAACAGAGAGCTGTGCCAGTCGTTTTGCAGGTAATTTTGCCAAAACATCCGCCAGCGCTTTCCCCTCGAGTGGGTCATTGCTTTTGATATGGATAAGCAGCGAGCGATCAGGGAATGTTTGTAGCACATCATCGAGAGAGGGCATCATGCCAATCCCTTTTCCACGGAAGGGGAAGGTTTTCCCTTCGTCCGCTGTATAATGGTAGCCAATGTCGAGCTGTTGTAATTCGGCCAAGGTATAATCTCTCGTGACTCCGGTACCATTTGTCCGACAGTCGAGCGTCCAGTCATGAAACACGGCGAATCGATTGTCTTTCGTCCATTGCACATCGAGCTCGACAACGTCCGCGCCTGCATCAAAAGCCGCCTGCATGGACGGAATCGTATTTTCCAGGTACGGATGCTCCGGTGGATAAATCCGTTCCGCCGTACACGTTTCATTGGTGATGTTCTCCATATGAAAGGTTTGTGCCATCCCGCGATGAGCAAGTAAAAAAGGCTCGCCTTCTGGCTCTTTTGCAAGATAAGAGCTGTTACCCAAAAACAGGAAAGCGATGAAAAGAAGGGGAATCCAGATGCGTTTTCGCTGGAACCATTTCTTTCGTGGTTGATCTCGTTGTTTTGACATGATGGGATACCGCCCCTTCCTTCAAATACTCTGTTCATTGTAGCAAAACGCAAGAGAGGAAGGTACATCCTTTGGGAGTAGTGCTTGGGGCTTGGCATCATTCGAAAAGACTGGCACAATAGACGGAAGATAAGATGTATCCCATGAATAGCAAGGGGAGGTTCCATGAAAATAGCTTTACACCAAATCGCTTATCAGATCGGTATGCACCCAACCGAGATGGCGAAGCTTGTCTACGAGGGTGAAATAACGGGAGAGGTACCTGAACACAATCCGCAAGCGAAGGATGCCTGGGTGGATTTGCACTCTCTGCGTAACTTCATTCAATGGCGATATGATCAGGGGCGAATGGACCAGATGTTCTATGATAAAGCTATGCGTCACCTGAACAAAGCAATGCCAAAAAAATAATCGAATTCGGAGGAGAAACATGCGAGACTCTATCATTTACTGCATGGTACCAAAAACATACTGGGAAAAGTGGATGGACAAGGATCACTACTTACCGCGCGATTACGAGCAGGAAGGCTTCATTCACGCGACGAAAGGGGACGAGCTGCTTGAAAAGGTAGCAAACCGCGTCTACGCACAGTTTGACGAGGAGTTGTATGTACTCGTTATCGATGAAACGAAGGCGACTTCGGAAGTCAAATACGAGGCTGCGAAGGATGGATTGTTGTATCCGCACATCTATGGACCGTTGAATCAAGATGCGATTGTGGATAGGAAGCAAATGAATCGGATAGACGGCCAGTGGCGTCTGGGAACGTCTATCCGCTAATCTCTACCAGTTAAACCATTTGAGTAGCGCAAGCACTTCTTGACGCTTGGCCTCAGGTAGCTTGTCGAGTCTGCGCAAGAGAAGATCGATTCGCATGCGCTGTTCCACTTCGGATTCAGGTACCTTTTGCCCCTTCACCCATTGTCGTTTCAGGCGGACGGGATCTATATCAGATATGATCCGAAGCAGCTTTCTTTCCAACAAATCTAAGGAAGCCATAGTTGAAACCCTCTTTTTCGTTTAATCCGTTTCTTCTATTATAACACGGGTACATAAAGAAACCATGATTGGCGCACAATGGTAAAGGTGTTGAATATAACCCTTTGTAGGAGGCGTATCGATTATGGCGAAGCCGGATGACCGTTCTGACAACGCAGAAAAGCTTCAACAGATGATTTCCAATACGGAAGAGAACATTCGTGAGTCCGAGGATTACCTGACGGCTCATGCTGGGGAGATTTCTGCTGAGGAAAAAGCAACCCTCGAAGCAAAGAATCAGCGTCGTGAAGAAAGCATCGAGGGATATCGCGCGGAAATCAAGGATGAATCTTCGCAGGCTTAACCTTGCTACCGAACGTCTGGCGCCAACTACGCGTCAGGCGTTTTTTTCATTCTATCGGGCAAAAGTGCAACAAAACATGATTTGTTTTGCGAAACATGGTAATCTGTAATGGTACAAATTGAAAAAGAGGAGAAAGACTTATGAAGCGACCAGAAGATACACGCGTCGTTGTCGGCATGTCCGGCGGAGTCGACTCCTCCGTGACGGCTTACCTGCTTAAGCAACAGGGATATGACGTCATCGGCATCTTCATGAAAAACTGGGATGATACCGATGAATTCGGCCACTGCACGGCGGAAGAAGACTTCCAGGATGTCCGGCGCGTCTGTGAACAGATCGGCATTCCATATTACACGGTAAACTTTGAAAAAGAATACATGGACAAGGTATTCCAGTATTTTTTGGATGAATATAAAGGGGGACGTACACCGAATCCGGATGTCATGTGCAACCGTGAAATCAAGTTCGGTGAGCTTCTCGCCAAGGTCATGGATCTAGGGGCGGATTATATTGCTACCGGCCATTACGCGCAGGTCAAGTACATCGATGGCGAGTATAAGCTGATTCGTGGCGCTGACAACAACAAGGACCAGACTTACTTCTTGAATGTATTGGGCCAAGAACAGCTATCCAAAACGTTGTTCCCGATTGGGCATCTCCCGAAACCTCAAGTAAGGGAGATCGCAGAGAAAGCAGGACTCTATACAGCGAAAAAGAAGGACAGTACAGGGATCTGCTTTATTGGGGAGCGCAACTTCCGCGACTTCCTGCAAAATTATTTGCCTGCCAAACCAGGAAATATCGAGACCGTAGATGGAGCAGTCATCGGTACGCACGACGGACTGATGTACTATACATTGGGTCAACGACAAGGCTTAGGAATAGGCGGAGGTCATGGCACGAGCGGACAGCCTTGGTTTGTTGTAGACAAAGATCTGGAGCGGAATGTCCTGATCGTTGGTGAAGGCTCTGATCATATCCGTCTGTACTCGAAGAGTCTCTTGGCGACCAACGTTAGCTGGGTGAGTGCTAAGAAACCTTCTGAAACGTTTACTTGTACAGCGAAATTCCGTTATCGCCAGCCAGATCAGGGAGTAACCATTCACCTGCTGGAGGATGGCACCGTAGAAGTTGTATTTGATCAGCCGCAAAAAGCAGTGACACCTGGTCAGGCTGTCGTCTTCTATGATGGGGAAGTATGCTTGGGTGGCGGTACGATTGACAAGGTACGCTTAGTCGATAAAGAGAACTAAGATAGACGGGGGAAGCACTCGGTGGATGCTACGAAAAAATCAAAAGTGATTATCGTTTCGTTTTTGGCGGGAGCGGTTCTCTTGGCGATCATCTCTTATTTCGGGATGGCCTCCTTGGGTAAGGAGCATATGGCGACGATTCAAAACGTCATCAAGGAGAACGGTGGGGTTGTTACCGCAGGTGGAGTGACAGCGGTTCCGCTGGAGGAAAGTCCTTTTACTAACAGCGGAAAAGGAAATACCATCTACCGAATCTACTATTCGAAAGATGGGCAAACGTTGACGGCTTGGTATCGCGCTGATAACGAATCCTCCATCAAGAAAGAGCCGGAAGCATGGATTCTGCCGTAAAAACAAGGATAAACCTGACTGGGAGAGTGAAGGCATCACATGACCCAATATGCTGGACTGCGTGAGCTAGCTGAACTGATTCGAAGACTCGAGCCAGAGTTAGCGGGTGCACAATTAAGTATTCTTGCTCATGAAAATAAAGAGGGAATCGCAACGCTGTTAGTGGAAGGACTCGGGACGAAGGTTCCTGTCCAAAACAGCTCCGGCGAATATGCGAATCATTTGGCGGTTTTGCGTGTAGGAGCGAACAAGTACACCTTCGCGCAAGATTGGAGAGAAGTGTACATCAGTGAAATCAATTACTGCGCGTGTCGCATACCTCCAGGGGCCCATGGATTGTTAGTTCGCCATATCGATTATCCAGGCGTGATTTATGATGTCTCACGAAAACTGGCTGAACATCAAATCAATGTTTCCAAGTTAAATGTATCGCGCGAGCAAAAAGGGAAGAATGCCCTGCTTATCTCTGTAACCGATGAAGAGATTACACCGACGATTGTATCTGCCATCGAAGAGCTACCCCAAATCACCAAAGTGTTATCTCTACAGTAAACGAGTCATGATAAACAAAAACTGCCCATTTTTAGCGGGCAGTTTTTTTCGTAGCGAATTTGAGTCCCTGGTTAATTAAGACTGGTAAGACAGACGAATGATTTTCGTCAGCAAATTCTTTAAAGGAAGCCTTGATCTGACCTTTGCCCATGGATGACAATCGTTCGATCATCGCCAGAGATTTTTCTTTGACCAAGAATCGCCCATCGTTTTCCAACTCTCCGATGGTGAGGAGCGCATAGACGTCGAGCTCATCTGTCAGCAGGCCAGGCAATTGACTCTCCTTCGCAAGCAGCACGCTCTCATTCCAGTGGATCGAGGGACTGCCAGCTATATACCGCTGAAAAGCGTGTGGTCTCGACAAAAGTACATGCAAGACAAACAAGCCACCTAGCGAATGTCCAAAAATCGCTTGCTGCGTCCGATCGATAGGGAAGTCGTTTTCGATACTAGGCTTGAGTTCCTCCTCCAAAAAGGTGAGGAACTGCTCCGCTCCCCCCATCTGAGGCCAGTCGGCTCCTTTTGGGTTGCCAGGAAGCTCTGAGGCGGGAACTTCATACGTGTAATCAAAGAAACGAGCAGGATGGTACGGACCGTCCGTTGGATACCCAATCCCGACGACGATAGCAGGATACACGCCAGTTCGTTCAGGGCCACGTGATTGTATCCGTATCGCTTCGGTCATAGTTGCAAAAACAGAGTTACCATCTAGCAAATATATGACGGGAAAGCCTGATTCCGGAGGGGGATCGGCAGGTATACTTACGAAAATGTGATAGTCACGCTCTTGATAAGTCATGATTTTACTGCAAGAACGAGGAATGACGACAGGTTGATAGTCGGTGCTTTTCATGAGGGCTACTCTCCAATCTTTCCATGGCTAACCAACACGCACAAAATCTATTATATGAACGAGAACCAGAGATTGGCAATAGCCGAAAAAGGAGAATAGTTAGTTTTCGAAAAGAGCGCATACTGAGCTTGACTCCTACGATATATTGAGGTAAAGTAAGTTTTACCAACTACATATTGATGCGGTAAGGTGTTTACCAACCCAGATTTGGTAGACTTAATAGGGAAGTCGGTGAGAATCCGACGCGGTCCCGCCACTGTAATGAGAGAGTTCCATTTGCGAAAGAATGCCACTGATCGTGACCGATCGGGAAGGTGAAAATGGAGCGATGATCCAGAGCCAGGAGACCTGCCTAACCGCTTGCACTGTTTAACCTACGGGAGATAGGGAAGTGTTCGAGCGCTCAATTCGCCTTGGCGAATTGCTAGATGGAAGTCATCACGCGCATTCGGCATGTAAACGTCGGATGCGCTTTTACTTTGGCTAAATAACATACATACAGAGTAAAAATAGCAGGATAGGATGAGGGACATGTTAATCGCTTATGATTCAAAAACAGGAAACGTCCGAAGATTCGTCAACAAAATTAATTTGCCACATGTGGAAATTAATCAAGAAATGGTGCTGGACGAGCCGTTCATTTTGATAACATACACGACGGGATTCGGACAAGTGCCGGAGAAGGTGGCGACGTTCCTGAAGCGAAATCATGTCAATCTGCGCGGAGTATCTGCCAGCGGCAACCGCAACTGGGGAACCAGCTTTGCCAAAAGCGCGGATACGATCGCGAGCCTATATGGCGTTCCGGTGATTTCTAAATTTGAACTGTCCGGTACCGGCCGTGACGTGGAACAATTTACGAGTGGGGTGGCAGCAATTGCGGCATATTGAATTGAACAACGAACTGATGCAGCGTGGCAACGACGGATTTTATCAACTGGAAAAGGATCGGGAAGCGGTTGCGGTCTTCATGGAAGAAGTGCAGTCCAACACGATGACTTTTGGCAGTGTCAAAGAACGCATGGACTATTTGATCGAGAATGACTTCTATGAAAACGTCTATGAAACATACACTGTTGAGCAGGTCGATGAAGTTTTCCGTTTGGCCTATGACGCTGATTTTCAATTTGCTTCGTACATGGCTATCTCCAAATTTTATAAAGATTACGCCTTGAAAACGAACGATAAATCGATGTACTTGGAGCAGTATCCAGACCGGGTGGCCGTAGTGGCACTGTCCCTTGGACAAGGTGACTTTGAGCTCGCCAAGCGTTTAACGGTCTCCATGATGGATCAACGCTTGCAGCCGGCGACACCAACCTTCCTGAACGCAGGCAAAAGCCGCCGTGGCGAAATGGTCTCCTGCTTCTTGCTCGAAATGGATGATTCACTGAACTCCATCAACTTTATTTTGGGAACTTGTATGCAGCTATCCAAAATTGGCGGCGGTGTAGCTGTGAACCTGTCCAAGCTTCGCGGACGAGGAGAGCCGATCAAAGGCGTCGAGGGGGCAGCAAAAGGTGTTATGCCCGTTCTCAAGCTGTTGGAGGATGCGTTTTCCTACGCGGATCAAATGGGGCAACGCAAAGGCTCAGGCGCAGCGTACTACAACATCTTCGGCTGGGATATCAACGAGTTTCTCGATTGCAAAAAGATCAATGCCGATGAAAAAGCACGCATCAAAACGTTGTCCATCGGCCTGATCGTACCAAACGTGTTCTACAAGCTGGCTGAGGAAAACAAGCCATTGAATGTGTTTGCTCCGTACTCCGTGTACAAAGAATACGGCGTGCATCTGGATGATATGGACCTCGATGATATGTACGAGGAGCTCTTGGCAAACGATCGCATCAAGAAAAAGACCGTCATGAGCGCACGCGAGATGTTGACCAAAATCGCGATGATTCAAATGGAATCGGGCTATCCGTACATCATGAACAAAACGAATGCGAACGACAACCATGCACTGAAAGATCTCGGTTCGGTGAAAATGTCCAACCTGTGCACGGAAATCTTCCAGTTGCAGGAAACTTCGACGATTACCAATTACGGCGAGATGGATATTATTCGTCGCGATATTAGCTGCAATCTGGCATCGCTCAATATCGTCAACGTGATGGAACGCAAAATGATCCGTGAATCCGTCCACGAAGGAATCGAAGCCATTACATCCGTGAGTGACATGACGCGTGTAGAAAACGCTCCAGGCGTTCAAAAGGCAAACCGTGAGCTGCACTCCGTAGGGCTTGGTGCGATGAACCTGAACGGTTATCTGGCAAAGAATAGAATCGCTTACGAAAGTGAAGAAGCCAAGGATTTCGCTCGTACGTTTTTCATGATGATGAACTTCTACTCCTTGGAAAAAAGCATGGAAATCGCCAAGGAAACAGGCAATACCTTCTTGGGCTTTGAACAATCGGAATATGCAAAAGGCACTTATTTTAACAAGTACTTGACGAACGATTACAGCCCGCGGACGGAAAAAGCAAAGCTTCTCTTTGAAGGAATGCACATTCCGACGCCAGAGGATTGGGCGGAACTACAACAAAAGGTGCAAAAGCATGGCGTTTACCATGCGTACCGTTTGGCAATTGCACCGACTCAGAGCATTTCCTACATTCAGAATGCGACTTCTAGTGTGATGCCAATCGTTGAGCATATCGAAACGAGAACGTATGCCAACTCGACGACGTATTACCCGATGCCGTACTTGTCGCAGGAAAACTATTTTTACTACAAATCGGCGTATGTAATCGATCAATTCAAAGTGATTGATCTGATTGCCGAAATTCAAGAGCACATCGACCAAGGAATTTCGACTGTGCTGCACGTGAACAGCAATATTTCAACCAGAGAACTGGCTCGCTATTACATTTACGCAGCGAAAAAAGGTCTGAAGTCACTCTACTATACCCGTACGAAGCATTTGACTGTAGAAGAGTGCATTAGCTGCGCTATTTAGTGAACTCGATTTATAAATGGAAAAGCATCAAGCAAATAGAGAAGAGGAACGCCATATGAAAGCAGTCAATTGGAACAGGCCGGACGACGATTTTACGATGACGTTTTGGAATCAAAACATCATGCAGTTCTGGACGGATGATGAGATTCCGCTGTCAGATGACAAGATGTCCTGGATGGAGCTCAGTGCGACTGAACGCGACACATATAAAAAAGTATTGGGCGGTCTCACCTTGCTAGATACGGTTCAGGGTGGAGTAGGGATGCCGAAGATCATGGAGCATGTCGATGGACTACAAAGAAAAGCGGTTCTCGCCTTCATGGGCATGATGGAGCAAATCCATGCCAAATCGTACAGTAGTATTTTTACAACGCTGGCATCGACAGAAGAGATTGACGGTATTTTTTCGTGGGTAGAAAACAATCCACATCTGCAAAAGAAAGCGGCCCTCATCTCGAAACGCTATCAAGAAATTGAGAAACCGAAAGACTTATACATGGCGATGGTAGCGTCCGTCTTCCTGGAAAGCTATCTGTTTTATAGCGGCTTCTTCTATCCGCTCTATTTGGCGGGGCAAGGCAAGATGACAAGCAGCGGGGAAATTATCGATCTGATTGTTCGCGACGAGAGCATCCACGGACTCTATGTCGGCGTTCTCGCGCAAGAAGTCTATCAAGGTCTGAGTGTGGTCGAGCAGGCCGCAGCAAAAGAGGAACTGTATGCCCTTTTGCACGAGCTGCAAGAAAATGAAGAGGCCTATACGACTTCGTTGTATACGGAAATCGGATTGGCTGAAGAGGTTCATGTGTACGTGCGCTATAATGCGAACAAGGCTTTGATGAATCTGGGGCTGGACCCGCTATTCCCGGAGGAAGAAGTGAACCCGATCGTACTGAACGGTATTCGCACGCAGACGAAGCAGCATGACTTCTTCTCGAAAAAAGGAAATGGTTATGTCCGCACGCTAAACGTAGAGCCGTTGACCGATGATGATTTTAAATTCTAGTATGACAAAAAATGGATTCTGTGTTACTGTATGAACAGTATGCTGCCCTGCTAGTTTACTGGGGCACTTCACAGAACCACGATAACTTCATAAGAGTGGGAACAGGTTCTTTGGTTATCAAGATCGACCAAGGATGAAAAGGGAAGTCGGTTAGAATCCGACACGGTCCCGCCACTGTATGAGGGGAGTCGGCACATTTATCAGCCACTGATCCAAACGGATTGG
This genomic stretch from Brevibacillus sp. DP1.3A harbors:
- a CDS encoding glycerophosphodiester phosphodiesterase family protein: MSKQRDQPRKKWFQRKRIWIPLLFIAFLFLGNSSYLAKEPEGEPFLLAHRGMAQTFHMENITNETCTAERIYPPEHPYLENTIPSMQAAFDAGADVVELDVQWTKDNRFAVFHDWTLDCRTNGTGVTRDYTLAELQQLDIGYHYTADEGKTFPFRGKGIGMMPSLDDVLQTFPDRSLLIHIKSNDPLEGKALADVLAKLPAKRLAQLSVYGGDKPIETLKEQVPHLRVMSMATMKSCLIPYIATGWSGYVPEACAQTQLHIPDQIAPWLWGWPNRFMARMKAEDTRVILVAGSGDVSQGFDVPTDLKRVPASFAGGIWTNRIDLIGPAFHENVEK
- a CDS encoding DUF952 domain-containing protein; the protein is MRDSIIYCMVPKTYWEKWMDKDHYLPRDYEQEGFIHATKGDELLEKVANRVYAQFDEELYVLVIDETKATSEVKYEAAKDGLLYPHIYGPLNQDAIVDRKQMNRIDGQWRLGTSIR
- the tlp gene encoding small acid-soluble spore protein Tlp, translated to MAKPDDRSDNAEKLQQMISNTEENIRESEDYLTAHAGEISAEEKATLEAKNQRREESIEGYRAEIKDESSQA
- the mnmA gene encoding tRNA 2-thiouridine(34) synthase MnmA, translated to MKRPEDTRVVVGMSGGVDSSVTAYLLKQQGYDVIGIFMKNWDDTDEFGHCTAEEDFQDVRRVCEQIGIPYYTVNFEKEYMDKVFQYFLDEYKGGRTPNPDVMCNREIKFGELLAKVMDLGADYIATGHYAQVKYIDGEYKLIRGADNNKDQTYFLNVLGQEQLSKTLFPIGHLPKPQVREIAEKAGLYTAKKKDSTGICFIGERNFRDFLQNYLPAKPGNIETVDGAVIGTHDGLMYYTLGQRQGLGIGGGHGTSGQPWFVVDKDLERNVLIVGEGSDHIRLYSKSLLATNVSWVSAKKPSETFTCTAKFRYRQPDQGVTIHLLEDGTVEVVFDQPQKAVTPGQAVVFYDGEVCLGGGTIDKVRLVDKEN
- a CDS encoding ACT domain-containing protein, giving the protein MTQYAGLRELAELIRRLEPELAGAQLSILAHENKEGIATLLVEGLGTKVPVQNSSGEYANHLAVLRVGANKYTFAQDWREVYISEINYCACRIPPGAHGLLVRHIDYPGVIYDVSRKLAEHQINVSKLNVSREQKGKNALLISVTDEEITPTIVSAIEELPQITKVLSLQ
- a CDS encoding alpha/beta hydrolase codes for the protein MKSTDYQPVVIPRSCSKIMTYQERDYHIFVSIPADPPPESGFPVIYLLDGNSVFATMTEAIRIQSRGPERTGVYPAIVVGIGYPTDGPYHPARFFDYTYEVPASELPGNPKGADWPQMGGAEQFLTFLEEELKPSIENDFPIDRTQQAIFGHSLGGLFVLHVLLSRPHAFQRYIAGSPSIHWNESVLLAKESQLPGLLTDELDVYALLTIGELENDGRFLVKEKSLAMIERLSSMGKGQIKASFKEFADENHSSVLPVLINQGLKFATKKTAR
- the nrdI gene encoding class Ib ribonucleoside-diphosphate reductase assembly flavoprotein NrdI, coding for MLIAYDSKTGNVRRFVNKINLPHVEINQEMVLDEPFILITYTTGFGQVPEKVATFLKRNHVNLRGVSASGNRNWGTSFAKSADTIASLYGVPVISKFELSGTGRDVEQFTSGVAAIAAY
- the nrdE gene encoding class 1b ribonucleoside-diphosphate reductase subunit alpha, which produces MRHIELNNELMQRGNDGFYQLEKDREAVAVFMEEVQSNTMTFGSVKERMDYLIENDFYENVYETYTVEQVDEVFRLAYDADFQFASYMAISKFYKDYALKTNDKSMYLEQYPDRVAVVALSLGQGDFELAKRLTVSMMDQRLQPATPTFLNAGKSRRGEMVSCFLLEMDDSLNSINFILGTCMQLSKIGGGVAVNLSKLRGRGEPIKGVEGAAKGVMPVLKLLEDAFSYADQMGQRKGSGAAYYNIFGWDINEFLDCKKINADEKARIKTLSIGLIVPNVFYKLAEENKPLNVFAPYSVYKEYGVHLDDMDLDDMYEELLANDRIKKKTVMSAREMLTKIAMIQMESGYPYIMNKTNANDNHALKDLGSVKMSNLCTEIFQLQETSTITNYGEMDIIRRDISCNLASLNIVNVMERKMIRESVHEGIEAITSVSDMTRVENAPGVQKANRELHSVGLGAMNLNGYLAKNRIAYESEEAKDFARTFFMMMNFYSLEKSMEIAKETGNTFLGFEQSEYAKGTYFNKYLTNDYSPRTEKAKLLFEGMHIPTPEDWAELQQKVQKHGVYHAYRLAIAPTQSISYIQNATSSVMPIVEHIETRTYANSTTYYPMPYLSQENYFYYKSAYVIDQFKVIDLIAEIQEHIDQGISTVLHVNSNISTRELARYYIYAAKKGLKSLYYTRTKHLTVEECISCAI
- the nrdF gene encoding class 1b ribonucleoside-diphosphate reductase subunit beta, with the protein product MKAVNWNRPDDDFTMTFWNQNIMQFWTDDEIPLSDDKMSWMELSATERDTYKKVLGGLTLLDTVQGGVGMPKIMEHVDGLQRKAVLAFMGMMEQIHAKSYSSIFTTLASTEEIDGIFSWVENNPHLQKKAALISKRYQEIEKPKDLYMAMVASVFLESYLFYSGFFYPLYLAGQGKMTSSGEIIDLIVRDESIHGLYVGVLAQEVYQGLSVVEQAAAKEELYALLHELQENEEAYTTSLYTEIGLAEEVHVYVRYNANKALMNLGLDPLFPEEEVNPIVLNGIRTQTKQHDFFSKKGNGYVRTLNVEPLTDDDFKF